Genomic window (Trueperaceae bacterium):
ACGTGCCCGATCTCCCCCGCCACGCCGTGCGCGCCGTGCAGCACCCGGTCGCCGACGAACAGGCCGCCGCCGATCCCGGTCGACAGCGTCACGTAGACGCTGACGTCGCAGTCGCCGGCGGCGCCGTAGAGGTGTTCGGCGTACCCCGCCGCGTTCGCGTCGTTCTCGAGCACGACCGGGAGCCCCAGGCGTTCGGCGAGGGCCGCCACGATCGGTGCGTCCTCCATCCCGGGGATGTTGGGGGCGAACAACACCCGGCCGCCGTCCAGGTCCAGGGGACCGGGCGAGCCGACGCCGACCCGCTCCGCGCGGCCGCCCGACCCCATCAGGCGGGTGGCGGCGTCGGCCATCGCGTCGAACACCGCCCCCTGCCCGCCGGAGGGCGTCGCGATGCGTTCGTGCGTCAGGATGCGGCCGTCCTCGACGAGGGCGGCCGCGATCTTGGTGCCGCCCAGGTCGATCCCGAGCGTGATCATGCGCCGTCCTCGCGGCCCTCGAGGAGGGCGCGGGTCGCGTCGGCGATGCGGCCCTCCTCGTCGGTCGGGAGGGCCCACACCTCGACGTCCGCCTCCCGGC
Coding sequences:
- a CDS encoding ROK family protein — translated: MITLGIDLGGTKIAAALVEDGRILTHERIATPSGGQGAVFDAMADAATRLMGSGGRAERVGVGSPGPLDLDGGRVLFAPNIPGMEDAPIVAALAERLGLPVVLENDANAAGYAEHLYGAAGDCDVSVYVTLSTGIGGGLFVGDRVLHGAHGVAGEIGHVTVLPGGPVGGEGHDGSLEALASGRAIARDGTFALGRPVDTAEVVGLAAAGDAKAERIVANAARFTGIGLANLVKVFDPDAFVVGGGLAAAEGYLARVDAAMRDYLHGWPTPPLRPARLGTDAGVVGAAAVAARG